Proteins co-encoded in one Epinephelus moara isolate mb chromosome 11, YSFRI_EMoa_1.0, whole genome shotgun sequence genomic window:
- the aoc1 gene encoding amiloride-sensitive amine oxidase [copper-containing] yields the protein MRLLCPLLLVCLAGCSASRSRDWAHHGAPMFADLTAREMKAVRAYLHGIPEMELTNARSNTLKKNSIILMELHVPRKHEALRALDRGQAKPPRQARVIIQFGNQTTPNITEYIVSPLPSPKSHKVKTFKGDRPIHFYSRPVTAAEYHHISEILGKITNKAHKLLFESTGGFSFTNCSNRCLTFSDVGPRGLGPGERRTWIILQKFVEGYFIHPVGFEVLINHQDLDPEKWTVEKVWYNSMYFDSVEELVEKYESGGVEKIKLPDHDDNDLYSTYIPRGHTNTPTNIHGPKLVEPQGPRYHIDRNFVEYAGWSFAYRVRSTAGLQVFDLRFNGERIAYEISLQEAIAFYSGDTPAAMQTKYIDAGWAMGSSTYELAPGIDCPELATFVDLYHYFDTDKPLHHKNALCIFEMTTAMPLRRHFNSNFNGGYNFYAGLENHVLVLRTVSTVYNYDYIWDFLFYQNGVAEVKVSATGYIHSTFFTPNGLHYGNKVYNYVLGNLHTHLIHYKVDLDIAGRENSVESIDLKFVNFTNPWSPKNFVVQSKLEKTLHETERSAAFRFGKKFPRYVHFYNPNEKNKWGHQRGYRIQFNSHADSVLPRGWKEENGVPWSRYPLAVTRHKDSEASSSSIYTQNDPWDPTVSFEDYIRNNEDIVNQDLVAWVTVGFLHVPHSEDIPNTATPGNSVGFILRPFNFYDEDPSLASRSTIIVRPGPDGKPKVQRWTPEVIGHCVTDKPFQYNGTYAGV from the exons ATGAGGCTTCTCTGTCCACTGCTGCTGGTCTGCTTGGCTGGTTGTAGTGCCTCTAGATCAAGAGACTGGGCCCATCATGGTGCCCCCATGTTTGCCGACCTCACAGCACGTGAGATGAAAGCTGTCCGGGCCTACCTGCACGGTATTCCGGAAATGGAGCTCACCAATGCTCGTAGCAATACTCTGAAGAAGAACAGCATCATCCTGATGGAACTTCACGTGCCAAGGAAGCATGAAGCCCTGAGAGCTCTGGACCGTGGGCAGGCCAAACCCCCTCGTCAAGCTCGTGTGATCATCCAGTTTGGAAACCAGACCACTCCCAACATCACTGAATACATCGTCAGTCCTTTGCCATCCCCAAAGTCCCACAAAGTCAAGACGTTCAAGGGGGATAGGCCTATCCACTTTTACTCCAGGCCTGTTACTGCTGCTGAGTATCACCATATTAGTGAGATCCTCGGGAAGATAACAAATAAAGCTCACAAGCTCCTGTTTGAAAGCACAGGAGGGTTTTCCTTTACTAACTGCTCTAACCGCTGCCTGACATTCTCAGATGTAGGTCCCCGTGGGTTAGGTCCAGGTGAAAGGAGAACCTGGATCATATTGCAGAAGTTCGTGGAGGGTTATTTCATTCACCCAGTTGGGTTTGAGGTACTGATCAACCACCAGGACTTGGATCCAGAAAAGTGGACCGTTGAGAAGGTCTGGTATAACAGCATGTACTTTGACAGTGTTGAGGAACTGGTTGAAAAATATGAATCAGGAGGTGTGGAGAAGATCAAACTGCCTGATCATGATGATAATGACCTCTACTCTACCTACATCCCCCGGGGTCACACTAACACACCCACTAATATCCATGGGCCAAAGCTTGTCGAGCCTCAGGGGCCTCGATATCACATTGACCGCAACTTTGTTGAATATGCCGGATGGTCTTTTGCCTACAGAGTCCGCTCAACAGCTGGGCTTCAAGTCTTTGACCTGCGTTTTAATGGAGAAAGGATTGCCTATGAGATCAGCCTCCAAGAAGCTATTGCGTTCTATTCTGGTGATACTCCCGCAGCTATGCAAACCAAGTACATAGATGCTGGCTGGGCAATGGGGAGCTCAACCTACGAGCTGGCACCTGGAATCGACTGTCCAGAATTAGCCACCTTTGTTGACCTTTACCACTACTTTGACACAGACAAACCTTTGCACCACAAAAATGCACTCTGTATTTTTGAGATGACCACTGCTATGCCTTTGAGAAGGCATTTCAACTCCAACTTCAACGGGGGATACAACTTCTATGCAGGGCTGGAAAACCATGTTCTGGTGTTGCGGACAGTCTCAACGGTTTACAACTACGATTACATATGGGACTTCCTCTTCTACCAGAATGGGGTGGCAGAGGTAAAGGTCAGCGCTACCGGATACATCCACTCCACTTTCTTTACACCTAACGGACTTCACTATGGTAACAAGGTGTACAACTATGTGCTGGGTaacctccacacacacctcatccaTTACAAAGTGGACCTGGATATTGCTG GTCGGGAGAACAGCGTTGAGTCAATTGATCTGAAATTCGTCAACTTCACAAATCCCTGGAGCCCGAAGAATTTCGTCGTCCAGTCCAAACTTGAGAAGACACTGCATGAGACCGAGCGATCTGCCGCTTTCCGCTTCGGCAAAAAGTTCCCCCGCTATGTGCACTTTTACAACCccaatgagaaaaataaatgggGACACCAGAGGGGTTACCGTATTCAGTTTAACTCACATGCCGACAGCGTTCTGCCAAGAGGCTGGAAAGAGGAAAATGGCGTCCCCTGGTCGAG GTATCCTCTGGCTGTGACTCGTCATAAAGATAGtgaagccagcagcagcagcatttacaCCCAGAATGACCCATGGGATCCTACTGTGTCCTTTGAGGACTACATCCGCAACAATGAAGACATAGTCAACCAG GACCTGGTTGCCTGGGTGACAGTGGGCTTCCTCCATGTGCCTCACTCAGAGGACATCCCCAACACGGCAACACCCGGCAACTCAGTAGGCTTCATCCTCCGACCCTTCAACTTTTATGACGAAGACCCTTCGTTGGCGTCCAGAAGCACCATCATTGTCCGGCCGGGACCGGACGGCAAGCCCAAGGTCCAGAGATGGACACCTGAGGTCATAGGTCACTGTGTGACAGACAAGCCATTCCAATACAATGGCACTTACGCAGGAGTCTAG